The Euphorbia lathyris chromosome 3, ddEupLath1.1, whole genome shotgun sequence genome contains a region encoding:
- the LOC136224738 gene encoding rust resistance kinase Lr10-like, which yields MLLVARALCGSPCVAAFLIYKWRRRHLSGYDTIEEFLQTQNNLMPIRYAYSDIKKMTGGFKEMLGKGGFGSVYKGKLRSGQFAAIKMLEKSKANGQDFMNEVATIGRIHHANVVRLIGFCSEGSKHALIYEFMSKGSLDSHIFSPERSISLSWEKLYEISLGVARGIEYLHKGCEIQILHFDIKPHNILLNENFTPKISDFGLAKLYPTRGSIASLTAARGTIGYMAPELFYKNIGRVSYKADVYSFGMLLLEMAGKRKTLKAPAADASEQNLSQIYYPFWVYDKLSDGKLEIEDATGEENEIVRKMIITGLWCIQMEPSNRPPMNKVVEMLEGDLEDLQLPQRPLLYPEKTMQKG from the coding sequence ATGTTGCTTGTTGCAAGAGCTTTATGTGGAAGTCCTTGTGTTGCTGCATTTCTAATCTATAAATGGCGAAGGAGACATTTATCAGGATACGACACAATTGAAGAATTCCTACAAACTCAAAACAACCTTATGCCTATAAGGTATGCATACTCAGACATCAAGAAGATGACCGGAGGCTTCAAGGAAATGTTGGGTAAAGGAGGCTTTGGTTCTGTCTATAAAGGAAAACTTCGTAGTGGCCAGTTCGCTGCAATAAAGATGTTAGAAAAATCTAAAGCCAATGGACAAGATTTTATGAATGAAGTTGCTACCATTGGCAGGATCCATCATGCTAATGTTGTGCGATTGATTGGTTTTTGTTCCGAGGGATCAAAGCATGCTCTCATATATGAATTTATGTCTAAGGGATCTCTTGACAGTCATATTTTTAGTCCAGAAAGATCCATTTCTTTAAGTTGGGAAAAACTATATGAGATTTCCCTTGGAGTTGCTCGTGGTATTGAATATCTCCACAAGGGTTGTGAAATACAAATTCTTCATTTCGATATTAAGCCTCACAATATTCTTCTCAATGAAAATTTCACTCCAAAAATTTCTGATTTTGGGCTTGCCAAATTATATCCAACAAGAGGAAGCATTGCATCTCTCACAGCTGCAAGGGGAACAATAGGATATATGGCACCAGAgttattttacaaaaatattGGACGTGTGTCATACAAAGCAGATGTGTATAGTTTTGGAATGTTGCTATTGGAAATGGCAGGCAAAAGGAAGACCCTGAAAGCTCCAGCAGCGGATGCATCAGAACAGAATTTGAGCCAAATATACTATCCATTTTGGGTTTATGATAAGCTCTCAGATGGGAAGTTAGAAATTGAAGATGCAACTGGTGAAGAGAATGAAATAGTAAGGAAAATGATCATAACAGGATTGTGGTGCATACAAATGGAACCATCAAATCGGCCTCCAATGAACAAAGTTGTGGAGATGCTTGAAGGAGATTTGGAAGATCTGCAATTGCCTCAGAGACCTCTTTTATATCCAGAAAAAACAATGCAAAAAGGATGA
- the LOC136222589 gene encoding uncharacterized protein, whose amino-acid sequence MLRLIITGSVFFFIFLIVLQNSIATNTNHCPPSACGRTNISYPFSLQTDPISCGDDKYKLSCENNFTVLHLFNGGMYHVHAINYDDFMIQLVDASVYRDDCSSIPSFPLTSYSFRFEDPYTLYKYKQETKNKFRWETLPAETIGFIKCQNPVNSSVYLDTSPCINSSTNSSLSHSGMYSYAYIGEIAGNDLRDGCSLEMVSLFRRLDSKNRISSFIEIHREIAFGFELSWHNINCRNCSSHLCYLDNKDHFHCLKTGFLVRNASDSIKNHCLTDETTSVF is encoded by the exons ATGCTTAGGCTTATCATTACAGGTTCTGTattcttctttattttcctcATAGTGCTTCAGAACAGCATTGCTACAAATACAAATCATTGCCCTCCCTCAGCATGTGGAAGAACAAATATCAGTTACCCTTTCAGCCTACAGACTGATCCAATCAGCTGCGGAGATGATAAATATAAGCTATCTTGTGAAAATAATTTCACAGTCTTGCATCTATTTAATGGAGGAATGTATCACGTGCACGCAATCAACTATGACGACTTCATGATCCAATTGGTGGATGCCAGTGTTTATAGAGATGATTGCTCCTCCATTCCTAGTTTTCCTTTAACAAGTTATAGCTTTCGTTTTGAAGATCCATACACCTTGTATAAATACAAACaggagaccaaaaataaattcaggtGGGAAACGTTACCAGCAGAGACGATCGGTTTCATTAAGTGCCAAAATCCTGTGAATTCTTCTGTTTACTTGGATACTAGTCCTTGTATTAACTCTTCTACCAACTCTTCACTCTCTCATTCTGGAATGTATTCTTATGCATACATTGGCGAAATAGCAGGAAATGATTTAAGGGATGGTTGCAGCTTAGAAATGGTGTCACTGTTCCGAAGACTGGATTCCAAGAATAGAATCTCATCCTTCATTGAGATTCATAGGGAAATAGCATTTGGATTTGAGCTTTCCTGGCACAACATCAACTGTAGAAACTGTAGTTCGCACCTATGCTACCTAGACAACAAAGACCATTTTCATTGCCTAAAAACGG GTTTCCTTGTCCGTAATGCAAGTGACTCTATTAAAAACCATTGTCTTACAGATGAAACCACTTCTGTATTCTGA
- the LOC136224734 gene encoding rust resistance kinase Lr10-like gives MVVYLSCFLLFIAFSTSVHINECNSSTCGNNGPLVRFPFRIKGKQPHHCGYPQHWFLLSCSENNDTILQLTPSWKLSIKKIDYKSQLISAYDSEGCLPRRLLNLNLSVSPFQFNDHYKYEFTLFNCSSEDENGYYKIPCLSNLHYAAYGISSGQSIGGYGHLLSCTKIHDISPIPYNYLVYQQNNLELSWSEPNCRSCEEKGKYCRLQRNNTGSRTECYAMLKPGASTKLIATGATLGSILLVGAVVVLYRMYSSNKTDREYQSMIDKFLDDYKSFKPSRFSFADIKRMTNQFKDELGQGAYGTVHRGKLSDEIMVAVKVLSNSKGNGEEFVNEVGTIGRIHHVNVVRLFGFCADGFRRALVYEYLPNDSLQKFISSSDTKSHFLGWRRLQDISLGIAKGIDYLHQGCDQRILHFDIKPQNILLDHDFNPKVSDFGLAKLCGKDQSAVSMTTAKGTIGYMAPEIFSRNFGNVSYKSDVYSFGMLVLEMVGGRKIVEETMGNDEQIYFPEWIYNLLEEGEDLRLEIEEEGDAKIAKKRAIVGLWCIQWNPVDRPSMKTVVKILEGEGENLPISPNPFRSAVSAKRPQRRLHLELEIISETK, from the exons ATGGTTGTTTATTTGTCTTGCTTCTTACTCTTCATTGCATTCAGCACTTCTGTCCATATAAACGAGTGTAATTCCTCAACATGTGGGAACAATGGACCACTGGTCCGTTTTCCATTCCGGATCAAAGGCAAGCAACCACATCACTGTGGCTATCCTCAACACTGGTTTCTTCTCTCTTGCTCTGAAAATAATGATACTATTCTGCAGTTGACTCCTTCGTGGAAActctccataaaaaaaattgactataAATCTCAACTCATCTCTGCATATGATTCTGAAGGTTGCCTTCCAAGAAGGCttttaaatttgaatttatCTGTTTCTCCTTTCCAGTTTAACGACCATTACAAGTATGAATTCACGTTATTCAATTGCTCTTCAGAAGATGAGAACGGATATTACAAAATTCCGTGCCTTAGTAATCTACACTATGCAGCCTATGGTATTAGTTCAGGACAATCTATTGGTGGGTACGGGCATCTGCTGTCTTGCACCAAGATACATGATATTTCACCAATTCCATATAATTACTTAGTTTACCAGCAAAATAATTTGGAATTGAGTTGGTCAGAACCAAATTGTAGATCTTGTGAAGAAAAAGGAAAGTATTGTAGATTACAAAGAAACAACACAGGATCTAGAACTGAATGCTATGCCATGCTCAAACCAG GAGCATCAACCAAGCTAATAGCAACAG GTGCAACCCTGGGTTCTATCCTTCTTGTGGGAGCAGTTGTTGTGCTTTATCGGATGTACAGCTCCAACAAAACAGACAGAGAATATCAGTCCATGATTGACAAGTTTTTAGATGACTACAAATCTTTCAAGCCTTCGAGATTTTCTTTTGCTGATATTAAAAGAATGACAAACCAATTCAAGGATGAATTAGGCCAAGGAGCTTATGGAACTGTGCATAGGGGAAAGCTATCTGATGAAATTATGGTTGCTGTTAAGGTCCTTAGTAACTCCAAAGGAAATGGTGAGGAGTTTGTGAATGAAGTTGGAACAATAGGAAGAATCCACCATGTGAATGTAGTTCGTTTATTTGGATTCTGTGCTGATGGGTTTCGTCGAGCTCTTGTATACGAGTACTTGCCCAATGATTCACTGCAGAAGTTCATATCCTCTTCAGATACCAAAAGCCATTTCCTTGGTTGGAGAAGACTTCAAGATATCTCTCTTGGAATAGCAAAAGGGATTGATTATCTTCATCAAGGATGTGATCAAAGGATTCTCCATTTCGATATCAAACCGCAAAATATCTTGCTTGACCATGATTTCAATCCAAAAGTTTCAGACTTTGGCTTGGCTAAGTTGTGTGGTAAGGATCAAAGTGCAGTGTCTATGACAACTGCAAAAGGGACTATTGGGTACATGGCACCTGAAATCTTCTCTAGGAATTTTGGGAATGTTTCATACAAGTCCGATGTTTACAGCTTCGGAATGTTGGTGTTAGAAATGGTTGGGGGAAGAAAGATTGTTGAAGAAACAATGGGTAATGACGAACAAATATATTTTCCAGAATGGATATATAATCTAttggaagaaggagaagatCTAAGGTTGGAGATTGAAGAAGAGGGAGATGCTAAAATAGCAAAGAAGAGAGCAATTGTTGGACTATGGTGCATTCAATGGAACCCAGTGGATCGCCCCTCCATGAAAACTGTTGTCAAAATTTtggaaggagaaggagaaaactTACCGATATCTCCGAATCCTTTCAGGTCTGCAGTTTCTGCAAAAAGGCCACAAAGACGCCTTCACCTAGAGCTGGAAATCATTTCAGAAACAAAGTAA
- the LOC136224736 gene encoding sugar carrier protein C-like codes for MAPSVLPTLPGGKRDSKDYVGNLTFYVVFTCVVGALGGLIFGYDIGISGGVTSMPSFLHKFFPTVYEKQVSDTSTNQYCTFNNSTLTMFTSSLYLAALLSSLVASSVTKSLGRKFSMFLGGLIFFAGAALNAFAHATWHLIVGRLLLGVGVGFSVQSVPLYLSEMAPYKFRGFLNILLQMLITVGILWANVINYFMPKAHGSQGWRYSLGIAMVPALLICLSAGFLPNTPNSILERATKEEDKEKAKQKARVVLMRIRGASSEEIEAEFQDIVAASEEAKKVEHEHPWRNIMERKYRPHLVMAILIPALQQLTGINVVMFYSPVLFRSLGFGGSASLLSAVITGAVNAVATSVSMWVTDKHGRRVLFLEGGVQMFIFQGLLAGFIGYKFGLSGVVSDLPVGYAVLIVVFICLFVAGFAWSWGPLGWLVPSEIFPLEIRSAAQSIVSAVNMLFTFLIAQLFLFLLCELKFGLFILFAFFVAVMTAFIYWFLPETKNIPIEEMSQIWINHWYWKRFVVEDDHNGDAKKLPV; via the exons ATGGCTCCTTCCGTTTTACCAACTCTTCCCGGCGGCAAACGTGATTCTAAAGATTACGTCGGTAACCTCACATTCTATGTCGTATTTACTTGTGTCGTCGGAGCTTTAGGCGGTTTGATATTCGGATATGATATCGGTATCTCCGGTGGAGTTACTTCCATGCCTTCCTTTTTACATAAATTTTTTCcgactgtttatgaaaagcaaGTATCGGATACCTCCACAAATCAGTACTGCACCTTCAATAATTCAACTCTCACCATGTTTACGTCGTCGTTATACTTAGCCGCTCTACTTTCATCTCTGGTTGCTTCTTCTGTAACAAAGAGTCTTGGTCGGAAGTTTTCCATGTTTCTTGGAGGTCTAATATTTTTTGCAGGAGCTGCTTTGAATGCTTTTGCTCATGCTACTTGGCATCTTATTGTCGGCCGTCTTTTGTTGGGCGTCGGGGTTGGATTCTCCGTTCAG TCAGTTCCGCTCTATTTATCAGAGATGGCACCGTACAAGTTTCGAGGGTTTCTGAACATTTTGCTTCAGATGCTAATAACAGTTGGTATTTTATGGGCTAATGTGATAAACTATTTTATGCCAAAAGCACATGGAAGCCAAGGTTGGCGTTATAGTCTTGGAATTGCAATGGTTCCTGCTCTACTCATATGTCTCTCGGCGGGGTTTCTTCCAAACACACCTAATTCCATACTGGAAAGAGCtacaaaagaagaagataaagaaAAAGCCAAACAAAAAGCCAGAGTTGTTCTTATGCGTATTCGTGGGGCTTCCAGTGAGGAAATAGAGGCTGAATTTCAGGACATAGTGGCAGCAAGTGAAGAAGCTAAGAAGGTGGAACATGAACATCCATGGAGGAATATCATGGAGAGAAAATACAGACCTCATCTAGTTATGGCTATACTAATCCCAGCTCTTCAACAACTTACAGGAATCAATGTAGTCATGTTTTATTCTCCAGTGCTTTTCAGAAGTCTTGGTTTCGGAGGCAGTGCTTCGCTTCTCTCTGCAGTCATCACTGGTGCTGTTAATGCCGTTGCAACTTCGGTTTCCATGTGGGTTACTGATAAACATGGGAGGAGAGTGCTGTTTCTGGAAGGGGGAGTGCAGATGTTCATCTTTCAAGGACTGCTGGCTGGTTTCATTGGATACAAATTCGGCTTGTCTGGAGTTGTGTCGGATCTACCAGTTGGGTATGCTGTTTTAATAGTCGTCTTTATCTGCTTGTTCGTAGCAGGATTTGCTTGGTCATGGGGACCCTTGGGATGGTTAGTTCCCAGTGAGATTTTTCCATTGGAGATCAGATCAGCTGCTCAGAGTATTGTTTCTGCTGTCAACATGCTCTTCACTTTCTTAATTGCTCAGTTGTTCCTTTTCTTGCTTTGTGAATTGAAGTTTGGATTGTTTATCTTGTTTGCTTTCTTCGTCGCTGTAATGACCGCCTTCATCTACTGGTTCTTGCCTGAGACGAAGAACATTCCTATTGAAGAAATGTCTCAAATCTGGATCAACCATTGGTACTGGAAAAGATTCGTTGTTGAAGATGATCATAATGGTGATGCCAAGAAACTTCCTGTTTAA